GGCTGGTCAACTGAAACCCGGCCATGTCCAGCGCATTCAGCCAACTGGACAGGGTGCGGAAATACCACGGCATCGGCTGCCACTGGCCTTTGAAGCCGTCGAAGGTTTCCTCCCGCCAGCCATCCTGATAATCACCGGCGGCCACCGACCATGGATGCAGCGTCTGGATCACCAGCGCGCCGCCGGGGGCGAGCAGGGCGTTCATGGCGGCGAGCAGCGGGATGATGTCCTGATGCAGCAGGGAGAAGTTGGCGCAGATCAGGTCGTAATCGCGGCCTATATCGACCTTCGCCTCAACCAGCTCTTCGTAGCTGGCGACATGCACCGGCGATGAACCGGCCACCCGCGCGGCCTCGGCCAGCGTGGCATCACCATCCGCGCCGACCGCTTCGATCCCGCGTTCAGCCAGCGCCCGCAACAGCCAGCCTTCGCCGCATCCCAGATCGAGCACGCGCTCCGGCTGGCGCCCCATCACCGCCAACAGAATCGCCTGATCGGTGACTTGTTGGCGGCTTTCGATGGCGCCACTGCGGATGGCTTCGGTCCAGGCCTGAGCGTTGTGGCTCCAGCTCTGCAAAAGGATGGATTCAGGCGAGGACATGACGAACTCCAAGAAAGCGGGTGCAGGCAAGGATAGGTCAGGTGCAGTCCGCCAGACGAATCCGGTTGCGTCCGCCGCGCTTGGATTCGTAGAGCGCGCTGTCACCCTGTTCGATCAATGCCGCGAGGCTGGCCGGTGGCTGGTCGAACACCTTGGCGCCGATGCTCAGCGTTACCGCTTCCGGGGTGACGTAGGACTGAGAGGTCATCTGCTGAAACTGCTCACGCAGCTCGCTGCCCAGCACCATGATCTGTTCGTGGGAAGCATCGCCCAGCAACATGACGAATTCATCACCGCCCAGCCTTGCCGCCAGCGCGCCCTGAGGCAGCTGCGAGCGGATCATTTCGCTGAGCGAGATCAGCAGGCGGTCGCCGGCCGTGTGGCCATACAGATCGTTGATCAATTTGAAGTTGTCGATGTCGATCAGCAGCAGGGCGCCGGGGCGGGCGCTGGAGACTTGATCGAGCAGGCGCGGCGCGTGGACTTCGAGGGCGCGGCGGTTGTACAGCGCGGTCAGCGGATCCCGGGCGGCCAGTTCGGCGATCTGTTTTTCCCGGCGGTAACGCTCGGTGCCGGTCATCGACAGCGCGATCAGCATGATTGCCATCGCGCCTTCGACCAGGGAAATCTGGATGATCGTGCCGCGAAACGCCGCCAGGTCGATCAGCGTGCCCGGGAGCACCGCCGTAATTGCCTTGGCAAAATAAAACAGCCCGTGAATCAACAGCACATAACGCAGTTGCACGGCGCCGATGCTCAGCGACTTGCCGTGCGGGCGCAGCAACAGACTGGCTCGCAGCATCAACGCGGCAATTAGCAGCGAGTTGGCCACCAGCATGATCTTCGACCACGAGGGATCTTCCGGTAACAGCAGCAACGCCAGCCACACGAGGAACATCAAGTACCAGGCTCGCGACAACGACCGCCGGGTAAACCGCGCGACGCCCAGCAGGAACAGCCAGTGCGCAACGACCAGCAAACCGTTGGCGAACCAGATGCCGATCAGCGGATAACCGTTGGCGCGCAACAGGGCCAGACTCGAGCCGACGGTGATGGTGGCGAAACCGGCGCTCCAGAACAGCAATGAGGATTCGCGGATGCTGCGCCATTCGACCGCCAGGTAAAGGGCGGCCGCCGCTGCCAGGGCGGTGGAAATGGTCAACATCGTAAGGGGGTCGAGCGCCATGAAGGGAGTGGTCTGTCTGAATGGTGGTAATGGGCCACGATTGTAAGCGTTCCCCCATTGCGCTGCTATTTTCACTCACCGGATATTCCATTTGCGGGAGGTGTGCCATGGATCGACT
This genomic window from Pseudomonas kribbensis contains:
- a CDS encoding class I SAM-dependent methyltransferase encodes the protein MSSPESILLQSWSHNAQAWTEAIRSGAIESRQQVTDQAILLAVMGRQPERVLDLGCGEGWLLRALAERGIEAVGADGDATLAEAARVAGSSPVHVASYEELVEAKVDIGRDYDLICANFSLLHQDIIPLLAAMNALLAPGGALVIQTLHPWSVAAGDYQDGWREETFDGFKGQWQPMPWYFRTLSSWLNALDMAGFQLTSLREPQHPQSPVPQSLLMIAELRG
- a CDS encoding GGDEF domain-containing protein codes for the protein MALDPLTMLTISTALAAAAALYLAVEWRSIRESSLLFWSAGFATITVGSSLALLRANGYPLIGIWFANGLLVVAHWLFLLGVARFTRRSLSRAWYLMFLVWLALLLLPEDPSWSKIMLVANSLLIAALMLRASLLLRPHGKSLSIGAVQLRYVLLIHGLFYFAKAITAVLPGTLIDLAAFRGTIIQISLVEGAMAIMLIALSMTGTERYRREKQIAELAARDPLTALYNRRALEVHAPRLLDQVSSARPGALLLIDIDNFKLINDLYGHTAGDRLLISLSEMIRSQLPQGALAARLGGDEFVMLLGDASHEQIMVLGSELREQFQQMTSQSYVTPEAVTLSIGAKVFDQPPASLAALIEQGDSALYESKRGGRNRIRLADCT